The Antennarius striatus isolate MH-2024 chromosome 23, ASM4005453v1, whole genome shotgun sequence genome has a segment encoding these proteins:
- the dvl2 gene encoding segment polarity protein dishevelled homolog DVL-2 isoform X2 → MAETKIIYHIDEEETPYLVKIPIAAENITLLDFKQVLNKPNYKFFFKSMDQDFGVVKEEISDDGAKLPCFNGRVVSWLVSSDAPAAEPPVAVVPPVETTAQPSPPPPPLPPPPAERTGGIGDSRPPSFHPNATGSVETLDDQTETESVVSFRRERPRHRDAVEQHGPRMNGQSRLERHLAGYESSSTVMSSELETTSFCDSEDDDTMSRFSSATEQSTASRLLKRHRRRRKQRPPRLERASSFSSVTDSTMSLNIITVTLNMEKYNFLGISIVGQSNERGDGGIYIGSIMKGGAVAADGRIEPGDMLLQVNDINFENMSNDDAVRVLREIVHKPGPIILTVAKCWDPSPQGYFTLPRNEPIRPIDPAAWVSHSVAMTGAYPAFPGSSSLSTITSSSSITETERFDDFNLSLHSDMASVAKAMASPESGLEVRDRMWLKITIPNAFLGSDVVEWLFHHIEGFQDRREARKYASNLLKAGFIRHTVNKITFSEQCYYVFGDLSDCENYMANLSLNDNDGSSGASDQDTLAPLPLPGASPWPMMHTFPYQPYPTHAFSSQPPPYHELTSYSYAPGSTGSQHSEGSRSSGSTRSEGERRRSTKGPGSTVGGGEKSPSGGGGEAGGGDSRSGSGSESEYSTRSSLRRGHGSATPSEHSHASTQRSHHHRMPQPPHMSPYPPGILPYNPMMVMMVPQHPHPALASAHTLPHGQQIPTAPMHPALAPLPSSTPGGPPGAPPTRDLGSVPPELTASRQSFHLAMGNPSEFFVDVM, encoded by the exons ATGGCGGAGACTAAAATCATTTATCACATCGACGAGGAGGAGACGCCGTATTTGGTGAAGATTCCGATCGCTGCGGAAAACATCACTTTACTGGACTTCAAACAAGTGCTGAACAAACCGAACTACAAGTTCTTCTTCAAGTCCATGGACCAGGACTTCGG ggtggtgaaggaggagatcTCTGATGACGGAGCCAAGCTGCCCTGTTTCAACGGCAGAGTGGTGTCATGG ttgGTTTCTTCAGACGCGCCGGCAGCTGAACCCCCGGTGGCGGTGGTCCCCCCTGTAGAAACGACGGCCCAGCCCTCACCCCCTCCTCCGCCCCTCCCGCCCCCACCTGCAGAGAGGACGGGGGGCATCGGCGACTCCCGGCCGCCCTCGTTCCA CCCCAATGCCACCGGCAGCGTGGAGACCTTAGATGACCAGACTGAGACGGAGTCAGTGGTTTCCTTCAGGAGAGAGAGGCCTCGCCACAGAGACGCCGTGGAGCAGCACG GTCCTCGTATGAATGGCCAGAGTCGACTAGAGCGCCACCTGGCTGGTTATGAGAGCTCCAGCACCGTGATGAGCAGCGAGCTGGAGACCACCAGCTTCTGTGACTCTGAGGACGACGACACCATGAGCAG GTTCAGCAGTGCAACGGAGCAGAGCACGGCCTCCAGGCTCCTCAAACGCCACCGCAGACGGAGGAAACAGCGCCCCCCGCGTTTGGAGAGG GCCTCGTCCTTCAGCAGCGTGACCGACTCCACCATGTCCCTGAACATCATCACCGTCACTCTGAACATGG AGAAGTATAATTTCCTGGGCATCAGCATTGTGGGCCAGAGCAACGAGCGGGGGGATGGAGGCATCTACATTGGCTCCATCATGAAGGGGGGGGCCGTCGCCGCCGATGGACGCATCGAACCTGGAGACATGCTGCTGCAG GTGAACGACATCAACTTTGAGAACATGAGTAACGACGATGCGGTCCGTGTTCTGAGGGAGATTGTCCACAAGCCAGG GCCGATCATCCTCACAGTGGCGAAGTGCTGGGACCCCTCCCCTCAGGGCTACTTCACGCTGCCCCGCA ATGAACCAATCAGACCCATCGACCCGGCGGCGTGGGTCAGCCACTCGGTGGCCATGACCGGTGCCTACCCCGCCTTCCCAGGCAGCTCCTCCCTCAGCACCATCACCTCGTCCTCCTCCATCACCGAGACCGAAC GTTTTGATGACTTCAACTTGTCCCTGCACTCCGACATGGCGTCTGTGGCCAAAGCCATGGCCTCGCCCGAGTCGGGCCTGGAGGTCAGAGACCGGATGTGGCTGAAGATCACCATCCCCAACGCCTTCCTGG GCTCAGACGTGGTGGAGTGGCTGTTCCACCATATCGAGGGCTTCCAGGACCGGCGTGAAGCCAGGAAGTACGCCAGCAACCTGCTGAAGGCCGGCTTCATCCGACACACCGTCAACAAGATCACCTTCTCCGAGCAGTGCTACTACGTGTTCGGAGACCTGAGCGACTGTGAgaact ACATGGCCAACCTGTCCCTGAACGACAACGACGGCTCCAGCGGGGCGTCTGACCAGGACACCCTGGCCCCCCTGCCCCTCCCCGGGGCGTCGCCGTGGCCCATGATGCACACCTTCCCCTACCAGCCCTACCCCACACACGCCTTCTCCAGCCAGCCCCCCCCCTACCATGAGCTGACCAGCTACAGCTACGCCCCCGGCAGCACCGGCAGTCAGCACAGCGAAG GGAGccggagcagcggctcgacgaGAAGCGAGGGCGAGAGGCGTCGCAGCACCAAGGGCCCTGGCAGCACcgtggggggaggggagaaGTCCCcctctggggggggcggggaggCCGGCGGCGGCGACTCGCGCTCCGGCAGCGGCAGCGAATCTGAATACTCCACCCGCAGCAGCCTGAGGCGGGGCCACGGCTCGGCCACGCCCAGCGAGCACAGCCACGCCTCCACCCAGCGCTCACATCATCACCGCATGCCCCAGCCCCCCCACATGTCCCCCTACCCCCCAGGCATTCTGCCCTACAATcccatgatggtgatgatggtgccCCAGCACCCCCACCCCGCCCTGGCCTCTGCCCACACCCTCCCCCACGGCCAGCAGATTCCCACAGCCCCCATGCACCCCGCCCTGGCCCCGCTGCCCTCCTCCACTCCGGGGGGGCCTCCTGGGGCCCCGCCCACACGCGACCTGGGCTCGGTGCCGCCCGAGCTGACGGCGTCACGCCAGTCCTTCCACCTGGCCATGGGCAACCCCAGCGAGTTCTTCG
- the dvl2 gene encoding segment polarity protein dishevelled homolog DVL-2 isoform X1: MAETKIIYHIDEEETPYLVKIPIAAENITLLDFKQVLNKPNYKFFFKSMDQDFGVVKEEISDDGAKLPCFNGRVVSWLVSSDAPAAEPPVAVVPPVETTAQPSPPPPPLPPPPAERTGGIGDSRPPSFHPNATGSVETLDDQTETESVVSFRRERPRHRDAVEQHGPRMNGQSRLERHLAGYESSSTVMSSELETTSFCDSEDDDTMSRFSSATEQSTASRLLKRHRRRRKQRPPRLERASSFSSVTDSTMSLNIITVTLNMEKYNFLGISIVGQSNERGDGGIYIGSIMKGGAVAADGRIEPGDMLLQVNDINFENMSNDDAVRVLREIVHKPGPIILTVAKCWDPSPQGYFTLPRNEPIRPIDPAAWVSHSVAMTGAYPAFPGSSSLSTITSSSSITETERENRFDDFNLSLHSDMASVAKAMASPESGLEVRDRMWLKITIPNAFLGSDVVEWLFHHIEGFQDRREARKYASNLLKAGFIRHTVNKITFSEQCYYVFGDLSDCENYMANLSLNDNDGSSGASDQDTLAPLPLPGASPWPMMHTFPYQPYPTHAFSSQPPPYHELTSYSYAPGSTGSQHSEGSRSSGSTRSEGERRRSTKGPGSTVGGGEKSPSGGGGEAGGGDSRSGSGSESEYSTRSSLRRGHGSATPSEHSHASTQRSHHHRMPQPPHMSPYPPGILPYNPMMVMMVPQHPHPALASAHTLPHGQQIPTAPMHPALAPLPSSTPGGPPGAPPTRDLGSVPPELTASRQSFHLAMGNPSEFFVDVM, from the exons ATGGCGGAGACTAAAATCATTTATCACATCGACGAGGAGGAGACGCCGTATTTGGTGAAGATTCCGATCGCTGCGGAAAACATCACTTTACTGGACTTCAAACAAGTGCTGAACAAACCGAACTACAAGTTCTTCTTCAAGTCCATGGACCAGGACTTCGG ggtggtgaaggaggagatcTCTGATGACGGAGCCAAGCTGCCCTGTTTCAACGGCAGAGTGGTGTCATGG ttgGTTTCTTCAGACGCGCCGGCAGCTGAACCCCCGGTGGCGGTGGTCCCCCCTGTAGAAACGACGGCCCAGCCCTCACCCCCTCCTCCGCCCCTCCCGCCCCCACCTGCAGAGAGGACGGGGGGCATCGGCGACTCCCGGCCGCCCTCGTTCCA CCCCAATGCCACCGGCAGCGTGGAGACCTTAGATGACCAGACTGAGACGGAGTCAGTGGTTTCCTTCAGGAGAGAGAGGCCTCGCCACAGAGACGCCGTGGAGCAGCACG GTCCTCGTATGAATGGCCAGAGTCGACTAGAGCGCCACCTGGCTGGTTATGAGAGCTCCAGCACCGTGATGAGCAGCGAGCTGGAGACCACCAGCTTCTGTGACTCTGAGGACGACGACACCATGAGCAG GTTCAGCAGTGCAACGGAGCAGAGCACGGCCTCCAGGCTCCTCAAACGCCACCGCAGACGGAGGAAACAGCGCCCCCCGCGTTTGGAGAGG GCCTCGTCCTTCAGCAGCGTGACCGACTCCACCATGTCCCTGAACATCATCACCGTCACTCTGAACATGG AGAAGTATAATTTCCTGGGCATCAGCATTGTGGGCCAGAGCAACGAGCGGGGGGATGGAGGCATCTACATTGGCTCCATCATGAAGGGGGGGGCCGTCGCCGCCGATGGACGCATCGAACCTGGAGACATGCTGCTGCAG GTGAACGACATCAACTTTGAGAACATGAGTAACGACGATGCGGTCCGTGTTCTGAGGGAGATTGTCCACAAGCCAGG GCCGATCATCCTCACAGTGGCGAAGTGCTGGGACCCCTCCCCTCAGGGCTACTTCACGCTGCCCCGCA ATGAACCAATCAGACCCATCGACCCGGCGGCGTGGGTCAGCCACTCGGTGGCCATGACCGGTGCCTACCCCGCCTTCCCAGGCAGCTCCTCCCTCAGCACCATCACCTCGTCCTCCTCCATCACCGAGACCGAACGTGAGAACC GTTTTGATGACTTCAACTTGTCCCTGCACTCCGACATGGCGTCTGTGGCCAAAGCCATGGCCTCGCCCGAGTCGGGCCTGGAGGTCAGAGACCGGATGTGGCTGAAGATCACCATCCCCAACGCCTTCCTGG GCTCAGACGTGGTGGAGTGGCTGTTCCACCATATCGAGGGCTTCCAGGACCGGCGTGAAGCCAGGAAGTACGCCAGCAACCTGCTGAAGGCCGGCTTCATCCGACACACCGTCAACAAGATCACCTTCTCCGAGCAGTGCTACTACGTGTTCGGAGACCTGAGCGACTGTGAgaact ACATGGCCAACCTGTCCCTGAACGACAACGACGGCTCCAGCGGGGCGTCTGACCAGGACACCCTGGCCCCCCTGCCCCTCCCCGGGGCGTCGCCGTGGCCCATGATGCACACCTTCCCCTACCAGCCCTACCCCACACACGCCTTCTCCAGCCAGCCCCCCCCCTACCATGAGCTGACCAGCTACAGCTACGCCCCCGGCAGCACCGGCAGTCAGCACAGCGAAG GGAGccggagcagcggctcgacgaGAAGCGAGGGCGAGAGGCGTCGCAGCACCAAGGGCCCTGGCAGCACcgtggggggaggggagaaGTCCCcctctggggggggcggggaggCCGGCGGCGGCGACTCGCGCTCCGGCAGCGGCAGCGAATCTGAATACTCCACCCGCAGCAGCCTGAGGCGGGGCCACGGCTCGGCCACGCCCAGCGAGCACAGCCACGCCTCCACCCAGCGCTCACATCATCACCGCATGCCCCAGCCCCCCCACATGTCCCCCTACCCCCCAGGCATTCTGCCCTACAATcccatgatggtgatgatggtgccCCAGCACCCCCACCCCGCCCTGGCCTCTGCCCACACCCTCCCCCACGGCCAGCAGATTCCCACAGCCCCCATGCACCCCGCCCTGGCCCCGCTGCCCTCCTCCACTCCGGGGGGGCCTCCTGGGGCCCCGCCCACACGCGACCTGGGCTCGGTGCCGCCCGAGCTGACGGCGTCACGCCAGTCCTTCCACCTGGCCATGGGCAACCCCAGCGAGTTCTTCG
- the si:ch73-335l21.2 gene encoding RING finger domain-containing protein has protein sequence MTGDTVPPPQWGGEAAAPRSPTPGELLDVDCPICYQEYDHHSQSPRVLDCLHVFCSDCLQRIQLCPSQPSDPHSAPAICCPLCRHLTPLEKAGNALSLPCSSHILANLPPVALHLPVTMVTRLATVTQRMALSLEGSTGDSRVIIVPTVSLRVQQMHPGGRYSTGTAPGLMGEQEVIQQTRTTLLCVQMLAVIFWVLFVITCVVGVVFGPHFFRKQH, from the coding sequence ATGACGGGGGACACTGTCCCACCTCCCCAATGGGGgggtgaagctgctgccccccgcAGCCCCACCCCTGGGGAGCTGCTGGACGTGGATTGCCCCATCTGCTACCAGGAGTACGACCACCACAGCCAGTCGCCCCGGGTGCTGGACTGCCTCCACGTCTTCTGCTCCGACTGCCTCCAGAGGATCCAGCTCTGCCCCAGCCAGCCCAGTGACCCCCACAGCGCCCCGGCCATCTGCTGCCCCCTCTGCCGCCACCTCACCCCCCTGGAGAAGGCTGGCAACGCCCTCTCCCTGCCCTGCAGCTCCCACATCCTGGCCAATCTGCCCCCCGTGGCCCTCCACCTGCCCGTCACCATGGTGACCCGCCTGGCCACTGTCACCCAGAGGATGGCGCTGTCCTTGGAGGGCAGCACTGGGGACTCCCGCGTCATCATCGTGCCCACGGTCAGCCTGCGGGTGCAGCAGATGCACCCGGGGGGGCGCTACAGCACGGGCACGGCGCCGGGGCTGATGGGAGAGCAGGAGGTCATCCAGCAGACCAGGACGACGCTGCTCTGCGTGCAGATGCTGGCCGTCATCTTCTGGGTGCTGTTCGTCATCACCTGCGTGGTGGGGGTCGTGTTCGGCCCCCACTTCTTCAGAAAGCAGCACTAG
- the si:ch73-335l21.4 gene encoding E3 ubiquitin-protein ligase-like has product MLSELEDPEGGVFSELDCGVCYWGYDPGRRRPLVLGCKHVFCERCLLTLSCPRGLEASRQGPNKCVVCPLCRQATPIPGDGGVGLVLPVDGGVLERLLARGPPEEDQGWALLSDRPGQEDEAPTGSGGGRLWRSWRKVLKKIRGRSPRQRGGDKCIAASDMRNLALMTCYMF; this is encoded by the exons ATGTTGTCAGAGCTGGAGGATCCTGAGGGGGGGGTGTTCTCAGAGCTGGACTGTGGGGTGTGTTACTGGGGCTATGACCCCGGGCGGCGGCGCCCCCTGGTGCTGGGGTGTAAACACGTCTTCTGCGAGCGCTGCCTATTGACCCTCTCATGCCCCCGGGGGCTGGAGGCGTCACGCCAGGGGCCCAACAAATGCGTTGTCTGCCCTCTGTGCCGACAGGCCACGCCCATCCCCGGAGACGGGGGGGTGGGACTGGTGCTGCCGGTGGATGGGGGGGTCCTGGAGCGGCTGCTGGCCCGCGGGCCCCCGGAGGAGGACCAGGGGTGGGCGCTGCTGTCAGACAGGCCCGGCCAGGAGGACGAGGCCCCCACCGGGTCTGGGGGCGGGAGGCTCTGGAGGTCCTGGAGGAAAGTCCTGAAGAAGATCAGAGGGCGGAGCCCGCGGCAAAGGGGCGGAGACA aatgcattgctgCGTCTGACATGAGGAATCTGGCCCTGATGACCTGCTACATGTTCTAA